A genomic stretch from Mycobacterium cookii includes:
- a CDS encoding TM0106 family RecB-like putative nuclease, producing the protein MFLAGDRIIYSASDLASAARCEYALLRAFDAKLGWGPGVAVEDELLARTAALGDEHERRRLDKLREAHGGEMVVIGRPAFTVEGIAAAAAATHRAVDNEAPVIYQAAMFDGRFVGFADFLVRRDGQYQVSDTKLARSAKVTALLQIAAYADTLHRAGIPVFGEAELILGNGTEVGYRVDELIPVYLEQRTRLQHLLDEHHAGGAPVRWDDERVRACFRCPVCDEQVRATDDLLLVAGMRVSQRAKLIDAGLSTVAGLAAHTGPVADLAVRAVDKLVSQAKLQVRQRDSGTPQYEVVDPQPLTLLPNPDEGDLFFDFEGDPLWTADGVDWGLEYLFGVLEGGRSSTFHPLWAHDRPDERRALIDFLALVAKRRKRYPNMHVYHYASYEKTALLRLAGRHGVGEDDVDDLLRSGTLVDLYPIVRKSTRVGAESISLKALEPLYMGAQLRSGDVTTAADSITQYARYSELRGSGRLDEAATVLKEIEDYNHYDCRSTRGLRDWLMLRAFESGVTPIGAQPVSDSGIIDEADPLADTLHAFTGDAASADRTPEQTAVALVSAARGYHRREDKPFWWAHFDRLNYPVDEWADETDVFIVNGATVAVDWDLPPRKRKLQRQLQLTGELARGVLNREVFALYEPPAPAGLTDNPDRRAAGRAEVLEADDLAAPTDVIILERTPKDGSTFHQLPFALTPGQPISTTPLRESIHEVATAVAAGLPQLPRSAVFDILLRRRPRTRSGAELPRAGDRVDDIIAALLDLDSSYVAVHGPPGTGKTFTGAHVIKRLVADHGWRVGVVAQSHTVVENLLRCTIDAGIDPLRVAKKRSDRENIGWQQISESEYAGFIAGTNGCVIGGTAWDFANPRRVPPGSLDLLVIDEAGQFCLANTIAVAPAAANLLLLGDPQQLPQVSQGTHPEPVDGSALGWLVEGHRTLPAERGYFLDRTHRMHPDVCTPVSVLAYEGRLQSNDELTAARELSGYPPGVHVVRVHHEGNATESPEEAAAIVDHIMRIMGAAWTTEDGTRPLTQDDVLVLAPYNAQVVLLRRHLAEAGLGDVRVGTVDKFQGAEAPVAIISMTASSVEDIPRGIPFLLNRNRLNVAVSRAQYAAVIVRAETLTDYLPAAPTGLVELGAFLALTASD; encoded by the coding sequence GTGTTCTTGGCAGGCGATCGCATCATCTACAGCGCCTCGGATCTCGCATCCGCCGCCCGCTGTGAGTACGCGCTGCTGCGGGCGTTCGACGCGAAACTCGGCTGGGGTCCCGGCGTAGCCGTCGAAGACGAATTGCTCGCGCGCACGGCCGCTCTCGGTGACGAGCATGAGCGGCGCCGGCTCGACAAGTTGCGCGAGGCGCACGGCGGCGAGATGGTCGTGATCGGCCGTCCGGCATTCACCGTGGAGGGCATCGCCGCCGCCGCGGCGGCCACCCATCGCGCCGTCGACAACGAAGCGCCGGTGATCTACCAGGCCGCGATGTTCGACGGCCGCTTCGTCGGGTTCGCCGACTTCCTGGTCCGCCGCGACGGGCAGTACCAGGTGTCGGACACCAAGCTGGCCCGCTCGGCGAAAGTCACCGCGTTGCTCCAGATCGCGGCGTACGCCGACACCTTGCACCGCGCCGGCATTCCGGTATTCGGAGAGGCCGAGCTGATTCTGGGCAACGGCACAGAAGTCGGCTACCGCGTCGACGAACTGATCCCGGTGTACCTCGAGCAGCGGACCCGGTTGCAGCACCTACTCGACGAGCATCACGCCGGCGGCGCCCCGGTTCGCTGGGACGACGAGCGGGTGCGGGCATGTTTTCGGTGCCCGGTCTGCGACGAGCAGGTGCGTGCCACCGACGACCTGTTGCTGGTCGCGGGCATGCGGGTCAGCCAGCGCGCCAAGCTGATCGATGCGGGCCTTTCCACTGTCGCGGGTTTGGCCGCACACACCGGGCCCGTTGCCGACCTGGCCGTTCGCGCCGTCGACAAGCTGGTCTCGCAGGCCAAACTACAAGTACGTCAACGTGATAGCGGCACACCGCAGTACGAGGTGGTCGACCCGCAACCGTTGACCTTGCTGCCCAACCCCGACGAGGGCGATCTGTTCTTCGACTTCGAAGGTGATCCGCTCTGGACAGCCGACGGCGTCGATTGGGGCCTGGAGTATCTATTCGGCGTCTTGGAAGGCGGACGGTCGAGCACCTTCCACCCGCTGTGGGCACATGATCGCCCCGACGAGCGCCGGGCCCTGATCGACTTCCTCGCGCTGGTGGCCAAACGACGCAAGCGCTATCCGAACATGCACGTCTACCACTACGCGTCGTACGAGAAGACGGCGCTGCTTCGGTTGGCCGGCCGCCACGGCGTCGGCGAGGACGACGTCGACGACCTACTGCGCAGCGGCACGCTGGTCGACCTGTATCCGATCGTGCGCAAGAGCACTCGGGTCGGCGCCGAATCGATCAGCCTGAAGGCGTTGGAGCCGCTGTACATGGGCGCGCAGCTGCGGTCGGGCGACGTGACCACCGCCGCCGACTCGATCACGCAGTACGCCCGATACAGCGAGCTGCGCGGCAGCGGGAGGCTCGACGAGGCGGCGACCGTCCTCAAGGAGATCGAGGACTACAACCACTACGACTGCCGGTCGACCCGCGGCCTGCGCGACTGGTTGATGTTGCGGGCATTCGAATCCGGCGTCACACCCATTGGCGCACAGCCGGTTTCCGACAGCGGGATCATCGACGAGGCCGACCCGCTGGCCGACACTCTGCACGCGTTCACCGGCGACGCCGCCTCGGCTGACCGCACCCCCGAGCAGACGGCGGTCGCACTGGTTTCCGCCGCTCGCGGCTATCACCGCCGCGAGGACAAGCCGTTCTGGTGGGCGCATTTCGACCGGCTGAACTATCCCGTCGACGAATGGGCCGACGAGACGGACGTTTTCATCGTCAACGGGGCGACTGTCGCGGTCGACTGGGACCTCCCGCCGCGAAAGCGCAAACTGCAACGTCAGCTGCAGTTGACCGGCGAATTGGCCCGTGGCGTGCTCAACCGCGAGGTCTTCGCGCTCTACGAGCCGCCGGCACCGGCCGGTCTCACCGACAACCCGGATCGGCGGGCGGCCGGCCGCGCCGAGGTGCTCGAGGCCGACGATCTGGCCGCGCCGACCGACGTGATCATCTTGGAGCGAACACCCAAGGACGGCAGTACCTTTCATCAACTGCCGTTCGCTCTGACTCCGGGACAGCCGATATCGACGACGCCGCTGCGGGAGTCGATCCACGAGGTCGCCACGGCCGTCGCGGCCGGATTACCGCAACTGCCGCGCTCCGCGGTGTTCGACATCCTGCTACGCCGCCGGCCCCGCACCCGCAGTGGCGCAGAGCTGCCCAGAGCCGGAGATCGTGTCGACGACATCATCGCCGCCCTGCTCGACCTCGACTCGTCGTATGTGGCCGTGCACGGACCCCCAGGCACCGGTAAGACCTTCACCGGCGCACACGTCATCAAACGACTTGTCGCCGATCATGGTTGGCGGGTCGGCGTCGTCGCGCAATCGCACACCGTGGTGGAAAACCTGTTGCGCTGCACGATCGACGCCGGTATCGATCCGCTGCGCGTCGCCAAGAAGCGATCCGACCGCGAGAACATCGGCTGGCAGCAGATCAGCGAGAGCGAATACGCCGGATTCATCGCCGGCACAAACGGCTGTGTGATCGGTGGCACGGCCTGGGATTTCGCCAACCCGCGCCGGGTTCCGCCGGGCAGCCTCGACCTGCTGGTGATCGACGAGGCCGGCCAGTTCTGCCTGGCCAACACCATCGCGGTCGCACCGGCGGCCGCCAACCTGCTGCTGCTGGGCGACCCGCAGCAGCTGCCGCAGGTCAGCCAGGGCACCCATCCTGAGCCCGTCGACGGGTCCGCGCTGGGCTGGCTGGTCGAGGGTCACCGCACGTTGCCCGCCGAGCGCGGCTACTTTCTTGACCGCACCCATCGCATGCATCCTGACGTCTGCACACCCGTGTCGGTCCTGGCCTACGAGGGCAGGCTGCAGTCCAACGACGAACTCACCGCCGCGCGTGAGCTCAGCGGATACCCGCCCGGGGTGCACGTCGTGCGCGTCCACCACGAAGGCAACGCCACGGAAAGCCCCGAGGAAGCCGCGGCGATCGTCGACCACATCATGCGCATCATGGGCGCGGCGTGGACGACCGAAGACGGCACCCGGCCGTTGACGCAGGACGACGTGCTGGTGCTCGCGCCCTACAACGCACAGGTGGTGCTGCTGCGCCGGCACCTGGCCGAAGCAGGGCTCGGCGATGTCCGGGTCGGCACCGTCGACAAGTTCCAGGGCGCCGAGGCGCCAGTGGCCATCATCTCGATGACCGCCTCGTCGGTCGAGGACATTCCGCGGGGAATCCCGTTCCTGCTCAACCGAAACCGGTTGAACGTGGCAGTCAGCCGCGCACAGTACGCGGCCGTGATAGTGCGGGCCGAAACGTTGACCGACTACCTGCCCGCCGCACCCACGGGCCTGGTGGAACTGGGAGCATTCCTCGCCCTGACAGCGTCCGATTAA
- a CDS encoding MFS transporter encodes MATARRRAGGGPAASGRVGDVNPWNALWAMMVGFFMILLDSTIVAVANPSIMNKLGTGYDTVIWVTSAYLLAYAVPLLVAARLGDRYGPKNLYLAGLAVFTLASLWCGLSGSIGMLITARMVQGIGAGLLTPQTLSTITRTFPAERRGVAMSMWGATAGVATLVGPLAGGILVDALGWAWIFFVNVPIGIIGLGLAYWLVPSLPTHKHRFDLIGVGLSAVGMFLIVFALQEGQSGGWAPWIWAVLVAGIGFMSAFIYWQSLNTHEPLVPLGIFRDRGFSLANVGVVVISFVATAMVLPLMFYAQAVCGLSPTRAALLTAPMAVTSGVLAPFVGRIIDRVHPQPLVGFGFSALAIGVTWLSFVMTATVPIWELVLPFFVLGIGMAFIWAPLATTATRNLPDQVAGASSGVYNATRQVGAVLGSAGMASFMTSRISSHLPPMPDGVGSQGDKGAALQLPEFLREPFATAMSQSMLLPAFVALFGVAAALFMLDSAGPARRGRQQRADDATSEHGDVQTRRVRVRPSAADSFENDGIRGGFDDDDDYVEYTLTPAPAAPPRRPRAAVRPPIREDRTEPLPKHVDHPRPSPAENWRGAPVESWQSLLEDLGSEPDDEPIGLADNGLHVDDEQRFRPVEEFSPREYRPIDRVPDFDEPFFDDIDTYGGGTDRPRHSGPAGDRGDKGNGYHPPPRGERRRADPDDGPRYGRHSHLD; translated from the coding sequence GTGGCGACTGCTCGGCGGCGCGCGGGCGGCGGCCCGGCAGCTTCGGGCCGCGTCGGCGACGTCAACCCGTGGAACGCGCTCTGGGCGATGATGGTCGGCTTCTTCATGATCCTGCTCGACTCGACGATCGTCGCCGTCGCCAACCCGAGCATCATGAACAAGCTCGGCACCGGCTACGACACGGTGATCTGGGTGACCAGCGCCTATCTGCTGGCCTATGCAGTCCCACTGCTGGTGGCCGCGCGACTCGGCGACCGGTACGGCCCGAAGAACCTCTACTTGGCCGGTCTGGCCGTCTTCACGCTCGCCTCACTGTGGTGTGGGTTGTCCGGCAGCATCGGCATGCTGATCACCGCGCGGATGGTGCAGGGGATCGGCGCCGGGCTGCTGACCCCGCAGACCCTGTCCACGATCACCCGCACGTTCCCGGCCGAGCGCCGCGGGGTGGCGATGAGCATGTGGGGCGCCACCGCGGGCGTCGCCACGCTGGTCGGGCCGCTGGCCGGCGGCATCCTGGTCGACGCGCTGGGCTGGGCGTGGATCTTCTTCGTGAATGTTCCGATCGGCATCATCGGGCTGGGGCTGGCGTACTGGCTGGTGCCGTCGCTGCCCACGCACAAACACCGCTTCGACCTGATCGGTGTGGGGTTGTCCGCGGTCGGCATGTTCCTGATCGTCTTCGCGCTGCAGGAAGGCCAGTCCGGCGGCTGGGCGCCGTGGATCTGGGCGGTACTGGTCGCCGGTATCGGATTCATGAGCGCTTTCATCTACTGGCAGTCGCTGAACACCCACGAACCGCTTGTTCCACTTGGTATCTTCCGCGACCGCGGGTTCAGCCTGGCCAACGTCGGTGTGGTGGTGATCAGCTTCGTGGCCACCGCGATGGTGCTGCCGTTGATGTTCTACGCGCAGGCGGTGTGCGGACTTTCGCCGACGCGCGCGGCCCTGCTGACCGCGCCGATGGCGGTCACCAGCGGTGTGCTTGCGCCGTTTGTCGGCCGGATCATCGACCGCGTCCATCCGCAGCCGCTGGTCGGCTTCGGTTTCTCGGCGCTGGCCATCGGGGTGACCTGGTTGTCGTTCGTGATGACCGCGACCGTGCCGATCTGGGAACTGGTTCTGCCGTTCTTCGTGCTGGGTATCGGCATGGCCTTCATCTGGGCGCCGCTGGCGACCACGGCGACGCGCAACCTGCCGGACCAGGTGGCCGGTGCCAGTTCCGGCGTCTACAACGCGACGCGTCAAGTCGGGGCCGTGCTGGGCAGCGCCGGCATGGCCTCGTTCATGACCTCGCGGATCAGCTCGCACCTGCCACCGATGCCCGACGGGGTCGGGTCCCAAGGCGACAAGGGCGCTGCGCTGCAGTTACCGGAATTCTTGCGCGAGCCGTTCGCCACCGCGATGTCTCAGTCGATGTTGTTGCCGGCGTTCGTCGCGCTGTTCGGCGTCGCGGCGGCGTTGTTCATGCTGGATTCCGCTGGGCCGGCGCGCCGCGGCCGGCAGCAACGCGCCGACGACGCGACATCCGAACACGGCGACGTGCAGACCCGGCGCGTTCGGGTAAGGCCCAGTGCCGCAGACAGTTTCGAGAACGACGGCATCCGAGGCGGCTTCGACGACGATGACGACTACGTGGAGTACACGTTGACGCCCGCGCCCGCAGCCCCGCCTCGGCGGCCCCGTGCGGCAGTGCGGCCGCCTATCCGGGAGGACAGAACCGAACCGCTGCCCAAACACGTCGACCACCCCCGGCCGTCGCCCGCCGAGAACTGGCGCGGCGCACCGGTCGAGTCGTGGCAGAGCTTGCTGGAAGACCTGGGTTCCGAGCCGGACGATGAGCCAATCGGGCTCGCCGACAACGGCTTGCATGTTGACGACGAGCAGCGTTTCCGGCCGGTCGAGGAGTTCTCGCCGCGCGAGTACCGCCCCATCGACCGCGTGCCGGATTTCGACGAGCCGTTCTTCGACGACATCGACACTTACGGCGGCGGCACCGACCGTCCGCGGCATTCAGGACCGGCAGGTGACCGCGGCGACAAGGGCAACGGGTACCACCCGCCGCCTCGCGGGGAGCGCCGTCGAGCGGATCCGGACGACGGGCCGCGTTACGGACGGCATTCGCACCTCGATTAA
- a CDS encoding PadR family transcriptional regulator, translated as MTTRGHVPPDDEPGRPARHDGQSMAYQLTALGISVLALLRARPMHGYEMFQTLVERHADRIVKVRPGSLYHVVDRLTEEKLIRRAATIRDGRRPERAVYEITDAGAEALQQRVGQLIGTPVNEFPQFAVALAEIDTLGDDAAVDSVGDRVGALEAQAAEIMAIRDVGVTPAGYLAAFDYLLAMVQAELTWLRSFADSMRSGRPERQQTDGVGV; from the coding sequence ATGACGACGCGGGGTCACGTCCCGCCCGACGATGAGCCGGGGCGGCCCGCCAGGCACGACGGGCAGTCGATGGCCTACCAACTCACCGCGCTGGGCATCTCGGTCTTGGCGCTGCTCCGAGCCCGCCCGATGCACGGCTACGAGATGTTCCAGACCCTGGTCGAACGGCACGCCGACCGCATCGTGAAGGTCCGGCCCGGGTCGCTGTACCACGTTGTGGACCGGTTGACGGAGGAGAAACTGATCCGCCGGGCGGCGACCATCAGGGACGGCAGACGCCCGGAACGCGCCGTCTACGAGATCACCGACGCCGGTGCCGAAGCCCTCCAACAACGGGTGGGTCAACTGATCGGAACCCCGGTGAACGAGTTTCCGCAGTTCGCCGTCGCCCTCGCCGAGATCGATACCCTGGGTGACGACGCTGCGGTCGACTCGGTCGGCGACCGGGTCGGGGCCTTGGAGGCGCAGGCCGCCGAGATCATGGCGATTCGCGATGTCGGTGTCACGCCCGCCGGTTATTTGGCGGCGTTCGATTATTTGCTGGCAATGGTGCAAGCTGAGTTGACGTGGTTGCGAAGCTTCGCCGACTCGATGCGATCCGGTCGGCCGGAGCGACAACAGACGGACGGGGTGGGGGTATGA
- a CDS encoding multifunctional oxoglutarate decarboxylase/oxoglutarate dehydrogenase thiamine pyrophosphate-binding subunit/dihydrolipoyllysine-residue succinyltransferase subunit, protein MSSTSSPFGQNEWLVEEMYRKFRDDPSSVDPSWHDFLVDYNPESTGDSHTEPKPPAQARPAAPAPAPGPAPESVKTAASGNGSVSAPPPVAKQSGPPPAEGDENQVLRGAAAAVVKNMSQSLDLPTATSVRAIPAKLMIDNRVVVNNQLKRTRGGKISFTHLLGYALVQALKVFPNMNRHYAEIDGKPNAVTPAHVNLGLAIDLQGKDGKRSLVVAGIKRCETMSFGEFVAAYEDIVRRARDGKLTAEDFSGVTISLTNPGTIGTVHSVPRLMAGQGAIIGVGAMEYPAEFQGASPERIAELGIGKLITLTSTYDHRIIQGAESGDFLRTIHEMLLADDFWDEIFREMGVPYLPIRWSTDNPDSIVDKNARVMELIGAYRNRGHLMADIDPLRLDNTRFRSHPDLEVITHGLTLWDLDRVFKVNGFAGSEYKKLRDILGLLRDAYCRHIGVEYTHILDPEQLAWLEHRVETKHVKPTVAQQKYILSKLNAAEAFETFLQTKYVGQKRFSLEGAESVIPMMDAAIDQCAEYGLDEVVIGMPHRGRLNVLANIVGKPYSQIFSEFEGNLNPAQAHGSGDVKYHLGATGVYLQMFGDNDIQVSLTANPSHLEAVDPVLEGLVRAKQDLLDKGDGVDGDSVVPMMLHGDAAFAGQGVVAETLNLANLPGYRVGGTIHIICNNQIGFTTAPEYSRSSEYCTDVAKMIGAPIFHVNGDDPEACVWVAKLAVDFRQKFKKDVVIDMLCYRRRGHNEGDDPSMTNPAMYDVVDVKRGVRKTYTEALIGRGDISLKEAEDALRDYQGQLERVFNDVRELEKHGVQPSLSVESNQMLATGLDTAVDKALLARIGDAFLALPEGFAAHPRVTPVLEKRREMAYEGKVDWAFGELLALGSLVAEGKLVRLSGQDTRRGTFSQRHSVIIDRHTGEEFTPLQLLTIDRNGNPTGGRFMVFDSPLSEYAAVGFEYGYTVGNPDALVLWEGQFGDFVNGAQSIIDEFISSGEAKWGQLSSVVLLLPHGHEGQGPDHTSGRIERFLQLWAEGSMTIAVPSTPANYFHLLRRHALDGVQRPLIVFTPKSMLRNKAVVSDIRDFTEAKFHSVLEEPTYEEGIGDRSKATRMLLTSGKIYYELAARKAKDNRDDVAIVRIEQLAPVPRTRLGETLDHYPNVTEFFWVQEEPANQGAWPRFGLELPEMFPGKLTGIKRISRRAMSAPSSGSSKVHAVEQQEILDEAFR, encoded by the coding sequence GTGAGCAGTACGAGTTCACCATTCGGCCAAAACGAATGGCTTGTCGAGGAGATGTACCGCAAATTCCGCGATGACCCCTCCTCGGTCGACCCGAGCTGGCATGACTTCCTGGTCGACTACAACCCGGAGTCCACGGGCGACAGTCACACCGAGCCCAAGCCGCCCGCGCAGGCCCGCCCGGCGGCGCCCGCTCCGGCACCCGGCCCCGCGCCGGAGTCGGTCAAGACCGCCGCATCCGGCAACGGCTCGGTGAGCGCGCCGCCGCCCGTCGCCAAGCAGTCGGGGCCGCCGCCGGCCGAGGGTGATGAAAACCAGGTGCTGCGTGGAGCGGCCGCCGCCGTCGTGAAGAACATGTCCCAATCGCTGGACCTGCCGACGGCGACCAGCGTCCGCGCCATCCCCGCCAAGCTGATGATCGACAACCGCGTCGTCGTCAACAACCAGCTCAAACGCACTCGCGGCGGCAAGATTTCGTTCACCCATCTGCTGGGCTACGCGCTGGTTCAGGCGCTCAAGGTGTTCCCCAACATGAACCGGCACTACGCCGAGATCGACGGGAAGCCCAACGCGGTCACACCGGCGCACGTCAATCTCGGTCTGGCCATCGACTTGCAGGGTAAAGACGGCAAGCGCTCCCTGGTGGTCGCCGGCATCAAGCGTTGCGAGACCATGAGTTTCGGCGAGTTCGTCGCCGCCTACGAAGACATCGTCCGGCGGGCCCGCGATGGCAAACTGACCGCCGAAGACTTCTCCGGCGTGACGATTTCGCTGACCAACCCCGGCACCATCGGCACCGTGCACTCGGTGCCGCGTCTGATGGCGGGCCAGGGCGCGATCATCGGCGTCGGCGCGATGGAGTACCCGGCCGAATTCCAGGGCGCCAGCCCGGAACGCATCGCCGAACTGGGCATCGGCAAGCTGATCACCCTGACGTCGACCTACGACCACCGCATCATCCAGGGCGCGGAGTCGGGCGATTTCTTGCGCACCATCCACGAGATGCTGCTCGCCGACGACTTCTGGGACGAGATCTTCCGGGAGATGGGTGTCCCCTATCTGCCGATCCGGTGGAGCACCGACAACCCGGACTCGATCGTCGACAAGAACGCCCGCGTCATGGAGTTGATCGGGGCGTACCGCAACCGCGGGCATCTGATGGCCGATATCGATCCGCTTCGGTTGGACAACACCCGATTCCGCAGTCACCCCGACCTCGAGGTGATTACCCACGGGCTGACGCTGTGGGACCTGGACCGGGTCTTCAAGGTCAACGGATTCGCGGGTTCGGAGTACAAGAAGCTGCGCGACATCCTGGGTCTGCTGCGCGACGCCTACTGTCGCCACATCGGTGTCGAGTACACCCACATCCTCGACCCCGAGCAGCTGGCATGGCTGGAACACCGCGTCGAGACCAAGCACGTCAAACCGACTGTGGCGCAACAGAAGTACATCCTCAGCAAGCTCAACGCCGCCGAGGCCTTCGAGACCTTCCTGCAGACCAAATACGTTGGGCAGAAACGGTTCTCACTTGAGGGTGCCGAAAGCGTGATCCCGATGATGGACGCCGCGATCGACCAGTGTGCCGAGTACGGACTCGACGAGGTGGTCATCGGCATGCCGCACCGCGGCCGGCTCAACGTGCTGGCCAACATCGTCGGCAAGCCGTATTCGCAGATTTTCAGCGAGTTCGAGGGCAACCTGAATCCCGCGCAGGCGCATGGCTCCGGTGACGTCAAATACCACCTCGGTGCCACCGGCGTCTATCTGCAGATGTTCGGCGACAACGACATTCAGGTCTCGCTGACCGCCAATCCGTCACACCTGGAGGCCGTCGACCCGGTGCTGGAAGGTCTGGTCCGGGCCAAGCAAGACCTGCTCGACAAGGGCGACGGCGTAGACGGTGACTCCGTGGTCCCGATGATGCTGCACGGCGACGCCGCCTTCGCCGGTCAGGGCGTGGTCGCCGAGACGCTGAACCTGGCGAACCTGCCCGGCTACCGCGTCGGCGGGACCATCCACATCATCTGCAACAACCAGATCGGCTTCACCACCGCGCCGGAGTACTCGCGATCCAGCGAATACTGCACCGACGTCGCCAAGATGATCGGGGCGCCGATCTTTCACGTCAACGGCGACGACCCGGAAGCCTGTGTGTGGGTGGCGAAGCTGGCTGTGGACTTCCGCCAGAAGTTCAAGAAGGACGTCGTGATCGACATGCTGTGCTACCGCCGGCGCGGACACAACGAGGGCGACGATCCGTCGATGACGAATCCCGCCATGTACGACGTCGTCGACGTCAAGCGCGGCGTTCGCAAGACCTACACCGAAGCGCTGATCGGCCGTGGTGACATCTCGCTGAAAGAGGCCGAGGACGCGCTGCGCGACTACCAGGGCCAGCTGGAACGGGTCTTCAACGACGTCCGCGAGCTGGAGAAGCACGGCGTGCAGCCGAGTTTGTCGGTCGAGTCCAACCAGATGCTGGCCACCGGCCTGGACACCGCGGTGGACAAGGCTCTGCTGGCCCGCATCGGCGATGCATTCCTTGCTCTACCAGAGGGATTCGCCGCACACCCCCGGGTCACCCCGGTCTTGGAGAAGCGCCGTGAAATGGCCTACGAGGGCAAGGTCGACTGGGCGTTCGGCGAGTTGTTGGCATTGGGTTCGCTTGTGGCGGAAGGCAAATTGGTCCGACTGTCCGGGCAGGATACCCGCCGCGGCACGTTCTCCCAGCGGCATTCAGTGATCATCGACCGCCACACCGGCGAAGAGTTCACCCCGTTGCAGCTGCTGACGATCGATCGCAACGGCAACCCGACCGGCGGCAGGTTCATGGTGTTCGACTCGCCGCTGTCGGAGTACGCGGCCGTCGGCTTCGAATACGGCTACACGGTCGGCAACCCGGACGCATTGGTGCTGTGGGAGGGCCAGTTCGGCGACTTCGTCAACGGCGCCCAGTCGATCATCGACGAGTTCATCAGCTCCGGCGAGGCGAAGTGGGGCCAGCTGTCCAGCGTCGTGCTGCTGTTGCCGCACGGGCACGAAGGCCAGGGCCCCGACCACACGTCCGGCCGGATCGAACGCTTCCTGCAGTTGTGGGCCGAGGGGTCGATGACGATCGCGGTTCCCTCCACGCCCGCCAACTACTTCCATCTGCTGCGCCGGCACGCCCTCGACGGGGTGCAGCGGCCGCTGATCGTGTTCACCCCGAAGTCGATGCTGCGCAACAAAGCCGTGGTCAGCGACATCCGCGACTTCACCGAGGCAAAATTCCATTCGGTGCTCGAGGAGCCCACCTACGAAGAAGGCATCGGCGACCGCAGCAAAGCCACCCGCATGCTGCTGACGAGCGGAAAGATCTACTACGAACTGGCCGCCCGGAAAGCCAAGGACAACCGTGACGATGTCGCGATTGTGCGGATCGAACAGCTTGCTCCGGTGCCGCGGACCCGCCTCGGCGAAACGCTGGACCACTACCCGAACGTCACCGAATTCTTCTGGGTGCAGGAAGAGCCGGCCAACCAGGGGGCGTGGCCCCGGTTCGGCCTGGAGCTGCCCGAGATGTTCCCCGGCAAACTGACTGGCATCAAACGGATTTCACGCCGCGCCATGTCGGCGCCGTCGTCGGGTTCGTCGAAGGTGCACGCCGTCGAGCAGCAGGAGATCCTCGACGAGGCGTTCCGCTGA